In Nocardia sp. NBC_00403, one DNA window encodes the following:
- a CDS encoding alpha/beta hydrolase — MSAVGKSRIAVFGVLIALMPALGGCGASAERESKQQQSRAAELVAQADAAPTPRLDWAPCAEPASSRYQCAVAAVPLDYAQPNGATIPLAVLRQTAGDPGGRIGTLFTAAGGPGGSGLEQAALGELFPGEVSRRFDVIIFDQRGVGRSSQVRCFADPEAQQRFWANSPQPPGNAEQERAAERGSRELAAGCAAHSAALLPHLTTVDAARDLDLLRRAVGDAKLTYTGASYASYLGEVYGALFGDRARALQLAAMIDPDAYTNNAGAAVADTAIGTEEVFGEFVRLCTQAGQPKCAFAGEDARARDRALLDRLRQGPVEVGRGETAVQVSYGEVVQAQAMLLYDSQQGWSALAELLAELERGADGNPGTVRKIFAAEPLSLNFLDSFTAITCADSNFPERPDQWPELAREFSGNAPTYAAFWLYLRQPCASWSTPRDGYPQRYTGPWTLRSEVPALLFNNRFDPVTPLAFAKRAQQELGNARLVVVVDGYGHEPAGDCPRRLQERYLIDLRLPDPTVSCTADRAPFGG; from the coding sequence ATGAGCGCTGTGGGTAAGTCGAGGATCGCCGTATTCGGCGTGTTGATCGCGCTGATGCCCGCGTTGGGCGGCTGCGGTGCGTCGGCCGAGCGGGAGTCGAAGCAGCAGCAGTCGAGAGCGGCCGAGCTGGTCGCGCAGGCCGATGCCGCGCCGACGCCGCGCCTGGACTGGGCGCCGTGTGCGGAGCCCGCATCGAGCAGGTACCAGTGTGCTGTCGCGGCCGTTCCGCTCGACTATGCGCAACCGAATGGGGCGACCATTCCGCTCGCGGTCCTCCGCCAGACCGCGGGCGACCCGGGCGGTCGCATCGGCACGCTGTTCACCGCGGCCGGTGGACCGGGGGGATCGGGACTCGAACAGGCAGCCCTCGGCGAACTCTTCCCCGGCGAGGTGAGTCGTCGATTCGATGTGATCATCTTCGATCAGCGCGGGGTGGGACGCAGCTCACAGGTGCGCTGCTTCGCCGATCCCGAAGCGCAGCAGCGATTCTGGGCGAATTCCCCGCAGCCGCCCGGCAATGCCGAGCAGGAGCGCGCCGCCGAGCGTGGCAGTCGCGAGCTGGCGGCGGGTTGCGCGGCCCACAGCGCCGCGCTGCTGCCGCATCTCACCACCGTCGACGCCGCGCGCGACCTCGACCTGTTGCGTCGCGCGGTCGGCGACGCCAAGCTCACCTATACGGGCGCCTCCTATGCGAGCTATCTCGGCGAGGTCTACGGCGCGCTGTTCGGGGACCGAGCCCGCGCACTGCAACTCGCCGCGATGATCGATCCGGACGCGTACACGAACAACGCGGGCGCCGCGGTCGCCGACACCGCGATCGGCACCGAGGAAGTGTTCGGCGAGTTCGTCCGGTTGTGCACCCAGGCCGGCCAGCCGAAGTGCGCGTTCGCCGGCGAGGATGCGCGGGCCCGCGATCGCGCCCTGCTGGACCGGTTGCGGCAGGGCCCCGTCGAGGTCGGGCGCGGCGAGACCGCGGTGCAGGTGAGCTATGGCGAAGTCGTCCAGGCACAGGCGATGTTGCTCTACGACTCGCAGCAGGGCTGGTCCGCGCTTGCCGAGCTGCTTGCCGAACTGGAACGCGGTGCCGACGGCAATCCCGGCACCGTGCGGAAAATTTTTGCCGCAGAACCTCTCTCGTTGAATTTCCTCGACTCCTTCACCGCGATCACCTGTGCGGACAGCAACTTTCCCGAACGACCGGACCAGTGGCCCGAGCTGGCGCGCGAATTCTCCGGCAACGCACCGACTTACGCCGCATTCTGGCTGTACCTGCGGCAGCCGTGCGCCTCGTGGTCCACACCACGGGACGGCTATCCGCAGCGGTATACCGGCCCGTGGACATTGCGCTCGGAGGTTCCTGCCCTGCTGTTCAACAATCGTTTCGACCCGGTGACCCCGCTGGCGTTCGCGAAGCGCGCACAACAGGAGCTCGGCAATGCGCGGCTGGTCGTCGTCGTCGACGGTTACGGGCACGAGCCGGCCGGCGACTGCCCCCGCCGGCTACAGGAGCGCTATCTGATCGACCTGCGACTCCCGGATCCCACCGTCTCCTGCACTGCCGATCGGGCGCCGTTCGGCGGATGA